The following proteins come from a genomic window of Acinonyx jubatus isolate Ajub_Pintada_27869175 chromosome C1, VMU_Ajub_asm_v1.0, whole genome shotgun sequence:
- the IFI44 gene encoding interferon-induced protein 44 has protein sequence MAVRTRLTWMQEKNLQTYFGGKQFTLLYKASVHEFSAYDLFRRCYDQGPIVVVIYKEHYVVGAYMKTSCKKEEKIPIVLFALEENTISECKISSYVPTELFYDGSGRRNDLEFHINMRKQVMTLNLDTSEKLRLPHMQASPFQECEVFRCEDLLDRRTLEGINELHKSLLSTVNTYKPHKNLVPQVRILLLGPTRAGKSSFFNSVKSVFRGHVTHQALVGSEATGVSDTYRTYSIKDTVDGNFLPFILCDTMGLHERGKGLCVDDIAYILKGHISDRYQFNSMKPITPSHCNYIHYPLLKDRIHCAAFVLDVNSVKYISHEMIAKIKEIRRQLIKCGMPHVVLLTHVDSMQLITKGDLTDIYRCIPVKHKLEAVHKKLGFALSDMLVVSNYTSEWELDPIKDVLILSALRHMLWISDDFLEDLTARGNKNLVV, from the exons ATGGCGGTGAGAACTCGTTTGACATGGATGCAAGAAAAGAATCTGCAAACTTATTTTGGAGGAAAACAGTTTACCCTTCTCTATAAAGCTAGTGTTCATGAATTCTCTGCATATGATTTGTTTAGGAGATGCTATGATCAAGGGCCGATTGTGGTGGTGATTTATAAGGAACACTATGTTGTCGGGGCATATATGAAAACAAGTtgcaagaaagaggagaaaattccCATCGTCCTTTTTGCTCTTGAAGAGAATACAATTTCAGAATGCAAAATAAGCTCATATGTACCAACTGAATTGTTTTATGATGGTAGTGGAAGAAGGAATGACTTAGAATTCCACATAAATATGAGGAAACAAGTGATGACTCTGAACTTAGATACAAGTGAAAAACTTCGATTACCTCATATGCAAGCTTCTCCCTTTCAGGAATGTGAAGTTTTTCGATGTGAAG ATTTGTTGGACAGAAGGACTCTGGAAGGAATTAATGA GCTCCACAAGAGCTTATTGTCAACCGTGAACACTTACAAACCACATAAAAACCTCGTTCCCCAAGTGCGAATTCTGCTGCTGGGTCCGACTAGAGCTGGGAAGTCTAGCTTTTTCAACTCAGTGAAGTCTGTTTTCCGAGGCCATGTCACACACCAGGCTCTGGTGGGCTCTGAAGCAACTGGGGTTTCTGACACG TACAGGACATATTCCATTAAGGATACGGTGGATGGCAACTTCCTGCCTTTTATTCTGTGTGACACAATGGGCCTGCATGAGAGAGGAAAAGGGCTGTGTGTGGATGACATAGCTTACATCTTGAAAGGCCACATTTCTGACAGATACCAG TTTAACTCCATGAAACCAATCACACCAAGTCATTGTAACTATATTCACTACCCGTTGCTGAAGGACAGAATTCATTGTGCGGCATTTGTGCTTGATGTCAACTCTGTTAAATACATCTCTCATGAGATGATAGCAAAGATCAAAGAAATTCGAAGGCAATTGATAAAGTGTG GTATGCCACATGTGGTTTTGCTCACTCATGTGGATAGCATGCAGCTGATTACAAAAGGTGACCTTACAGACATATACAGATGTATTCCTGTGAAGCACAAG TTAGAGGCAGTCCACAAAAAACTTGGATTTGCTCTTTCTGATATGTTGGTGGTTAGTAATTATACCTCAGAGTGGGAGTTGGACCCTATAAAAGATGTTTTGATCCTCTCTGCGCTGAGACATATGCTGTGGATTTCAGATGACTTCTTAGAAGATTTGACCGCTCGAGGAAACAAGAATTTAGTGGTGTAA